One segment of Nostoc flagelliforme CCNUN1 DNA contains the following:
- a CDS encoding histidine triad nucleotide-binding protein codes for MSETSETIFSKIIRREIPVDIVYEDDLALAFKDIHPQAPVHILVIPKKPIPTLADAESQDHALLGHLLLTAKRVAKEAGLENGYRVVINTGDDGGQTVYHLHLHILGGRQLSWPPG; via the coding sequence AAACGATTTTCAGCAAAATTATTCGTCGGGAAATTCCCGTTGATATTGTTTATGAGGATGATTTAGCCCTGGCATTCAAAGACATCCACCCCCAAGCACCCGTTCACATCCTCGTCATTCCCAAAAAACCCATTCCCACATTAGCTGATGCTGAATCTCAGGATCATGCTTTGTTGGGGCATCTTTTGTTAACCGCCAAACGTGTTGCAAAAGAAGCTGGGCTGGAAAACGGTTATCGAGTTGTCATCAACACTGGTGATGATGGTGGCCAGACAGTCTACCACTTACATCTGCATATTTTAGGAGGACGGCAGTTGAGCTGGCCGCCTGGTTGA